A window from Xiphophorus maculatus strain JP 163 A chromosome 17, X_maculatus-5.0-male, whole genome shotgun sequence encodes these proteins:
- the grip1 gene encoding glutamate receptor-interacting protein 1 isoform X3, whose translation MERFLALLRLLSRRRRGRRYRADDDYQEGYEDVYYYTSKYNTHLLNEGPYTKHSAGSRPPDGALAIRRQSIPVTCFSDEFRGCTVVELMKKEGTTLGLTVSGGIDKDGKPRVSNLRQGGIAARSDQLNVGDYIRSVNGINLAKFRHDEIISLLKNVGERVVLEVEYELPPVSVQGSGVIFKNVELTLHKEGNSFGFVIRGGTHEDRNKTRPIVITTVRPGGPAEREGTIKPGDRLLSIDGIRLHGSTLSEAMSILKQCGQEATLLIEYDVSVMDSVATASGPLLVEVAKAAGSSLGVALSTSMFCSKQVIIIDKVKPASIADRCGALHAGDHILSVDGKSMEFCSLAEATQLLSASCQTVRMEILPQHQARPALNAPQHVKVQRSPRPLPWETGGSAPILPPYHYNTYHPDQSGARSHNRHTNNPPLSHSFSPGSMSAYSLSSLNMSTLSRNMYPTSPRSTMMRRKAKKKDFKSSLSLASSTVGLAGQVVHTETTEVTLLGDGIMGFGLQLQGGVFATETLSSPPLIAYIDPDSPAERCGILQIGDRILSINGVPTEDSTLEETNQLLRDSSITAQLTLEIEFDVAESVIPSSGTFHVKLPKKPGVELGITISSPSNRKPGDPLIISDIKKGSVAHRTGTLELGDKLLAIDNIRVENCSMEEAVQILQQCEELVKLKIRKDEDNSDEQEVSGSIIYTVELQRYGGPLGITISGTEEPFDPIIISSLSKGGLAERTGAIHVGDRILAINSSSLKGKPLSEAISLLQQAGETVTLKIKKQGELSSPKTCVIGPGLGAGLNLDGQDGEEEPVITVVPPTNQRAFSTLPSVDSAVDSWDGSNMDSSFSTTAPFQSYSFHEWRGVKTTNSQSSARQRANPLSDLGLSDDDWDRPPLGGFSVGHDGTEPDQEENFWSQALEDLETCGQSGILRELEATIMSGSTLSLNHDPTPLRSTLGRQSSFQERNSSKPQVNPRSNTLPSDPQRRAFAMKKMRQEVNDILNQNPVELHKLTLEKASDLEDFGFSVSDGLLDRGVYVNNIRPGGPAERGGLRAYDRILQINHVRTRDFDCCLVVPLIAESPNRLEVVISRNPSSSSTAAPLANHNDGMANSRHSPQPISAELGPTEISVEQVEDCGPIKWNQPGDVLGVGQVTNSSL comes from the exons atGAAGGGCCGTACACGAAGCACTCGGCCGGGTCGCGACCTCCAGATGGAGCGCTGGCCATCAGGAGGCAGAGTATTCCAG TGACTTGTTTTTCAGATGAGTTTCGGGGCTGCACGGTGGTGGAGCTGATGAAGAAGGAGGGAACGACGCTTGGACTCACCGTTTCAGGAGGAATTGACAAAGACGGAAAGCCTCGGGTTTCAAACCTGCGACAAGGAGGGATTGCTGCCAG GAGCGACCAGCTGAATGTGGGCGACTACATCCGCTCGGTCAACGGCATCAACCTGGCCAAGTTCAGACACGACGAGATCATCAGCCTGCTAAAGAACGTCGGGGAGCGAGTGGTGCTGGAGGTCGAGTACGAGCTGCCGCCTGTCT ccgtgcaggggtcaggggtcatttttaaaaatgtggaactGACGCTTCACAAAGAAGGGAACAGCTTCGGCTTCGTCATCAGAG GAGGAACGCACGAGGACAGGAATAAGACCCGCCCCATCGTCATAACAACCGTCCGGCCGGGTGGACCCGCCGAAAG AGAAGGAACGATCAAGCCGGGCGATCGGTTGCTAAGCATCGATGGGATTCGTCTCCATGGCAGCACGCTGTCGGAGGCCATGAGCATCCTGAAGCAGTGCGGCCAGGAAGCCACGCTGCTGATCGAGTACGACGTGTCGGTGATGG ACTCGGTTGCCACGGCGTCGGGGCCCCTGCTGGTTGAGGTTGCCAAGGCGGCAGGATCCAGTCTGGGCGTGGCTCTGTCCACCTCCATGTTCTGCAGCAAGCAGGTCATCATCATCGACAAAGTCAAACCAGCCAGCATAGCAGACAG GTGTGGCGCTCTTCATGCCGGGGATCACATCCTGTCTGTCGACGGGAAGTCGATGGAGTTCTGTTCTCTGGCTGAAGCCACTCAGCttctctctgcttcctgtcaAACCGTCCGCATGGAGATTCTGCCACAACACCAGGCCCGACCGGCCCTGAACGCACCGCAGCACG TCAAGGTGCAGCGTAGTCCCCGCCCCCTTCCCTGGGAAACTGGAGGCTCCGCCCCCATCCTCCCTCCCTACCACTACAACACCTACCACCCCGACCAATCAGGCGCCAGATCCCACAACCGCCATACAAACAACCCTC ctctcaGCCACTCGTTCTCTCCCGGCTCCATGTCGGCCTACAGCCTGTCGTCCCTCAACATGAGCACTCTGTCCAGGAACATGTATCCCACGAGTCCGCGCAGCACCATGATGAGGAGGAAGGCCAAGAAGAAGGACTTCAAAAGCTCCT TGTCTCTGGCCTCCAGCACGGTCGGCCTCGCCGGTCAGGTGGTCCACACGGAAACCACAGAGGTCACGTTGCTAGGCGATGGCATCATGGGGTTTGGCCTGCAGCTCCAAGGCGGAGTCTTTGCGACAGAGACGCTGTCGTCACCGCCGCTCATCGCCTACATTGACCCAGACAGCCCTGCAGAGAG gTGTGGCATCCTGCAGATCGGTGACAGGATCCTGTCGATTAACGGCGTCCCGACTGAAGACTCGACCTTGGAGGAAACCAACCAGCTGCTCAGAGACTCGTCCATCACGGCGCAGCTCACGCTGGAGATCGAGTTTGACGTGGCAG aGTCCGTCATTCCCAGTTCGGGGACATTCCATGTGAAACTCCCAAAAAAACCAGGAGTGGAGCTGGGAATTACCATCAGCT CTCCGTCCAACAGGAAACCAGGCGACCCTCTGATCATCTCTGACATCAAGAAAGGCAGCGTCGCTCACAG GACGGGAACCTTGGAGCTGGGAGACAAGCTGCTGGCCATCGATAACATCCGGGTGGAGAACTGCTCCATGGAGGAGGCCGTGCAGATCCTCCAGCAGTGCGAGGAACTCGTCAAACTCAAGATCCGCAAAGACGAAGACAACTCTG ATGAGCAGGAAGTGTCCGGCAGCATCATCTACACAGTGGAACTGCAGAGGTACGGTGGCCCATTAGGCATCACCATCTCAGGCACCGAGGAGCCCTTTGACCCCATCATCATCTCCTCGCTGAGCAAAGGAGGGCTGGCTGAGAG GACGGGGGCGATCCACGTGGGCGACCGCATCCTGGCgatcaacagcagcagcctgaAGGGGAAGCCTCTGAGCGAAGCCATCAGTCTGCTGCAGCAGGCGGGAGAGACGGTCACTCTGAAGATCAAGAAGCAAGGAGAGC TGTCGAGCCCAAAGACCTGTGTGATTGGTCCAGGCCTGGGGGCGGGGCTTAACCTGGATGGCCAGGATGGGGAGGAGGAGCCTGTCATCACTGTGGTGCCTCCGACCAATCAGAGAGCGTTCAGCACGCTGCCGTCAGTGGACAGCGCCGTGGACTCCTGGGACGGGTCCAACATGGACAGCAGCTTCTCCACCACAG CTCCTTTTCAGTCATACAGCTTCCATGAGTGGCGCGGCGTCAAGACGACCAACAGCCAATCGTCCGCCAGGCAGAGAGCCAATCCGCTGTCGGATCTGGGACTGAGCGACGACGACTGGGACCGCCCGCCGCTCGGAGG GTTCTCCGTGGGTCACGACGGAACCGAACCCGACCAGGAGGAGAACTTCTGGTCTCAGGCGCTGGAGGACTTGGAGACGTGCGGTCAGAGCGGCATCTTACGAGAGCTGGAG GCAACCATCATGTCGGGCTCCACGCTCAGCCTGAACCATGACCCCACGCCGCTGCGCAGCACGCTGGGTCGCCAGTCCAGCTTCCAGGAGCGAAACAGCTCCAAACCGCAG GTCAACCCGCGATCCAACACCTTGCCCTCTGACCCCCAACGCAGAGCCTTTGCGATGAAAAAGATGAGGCAAGAAGTGAACGACATCCTAAACCAGAACCCTGTGGAACTCCATAAG CTCACCTTGGAGAAGGCCTCAGACCTGGAGGATTTCGGATTCAGTGTCTCCGACGGACTGTTGGATCGTGGCGTTTACGTAAATAACATCCGACCAGGTGGGCCGGCCGAACGGGGCGGCCTCCGTGCCTATGACCGAATACTACAG ATTAACCACGTCCGGACCAGGGACTTCGACTGCTGCCTCGTCGTTCCTCTCATCGCAGAGTCTCCAAACCGGCTGGAAGTGGTCATCAGCCGAaacccctcctcttcctccaccgCCGCCCCGCTGGCCAACCACAACGACGGCATGGCCAACAGCAGGCACTCCCCTCAGCCAATCAGCGCTGAACTGGGGCCGACAGAGATCTCTGTGGAACAGGTGGAAGACTGCGGTCCGATCAAGTGGAACCAACCGGGAGACGTGTTGGGGGTGGGGCAGGTCACCAACAGCTCCTTATAG
- the grip1 gene encoding glutamate receptor-interacting protein 1 isoform X11 codes for MIAVSFKCRCQILRRVNKDEGPYTKHSAGSRPPDGALAIRRQSIPDEFRGCTVVELMKKEGTTLGLTVSGGIDKDGKPRVSNLRQGGIAARSDQLNVGDYIRSVNGINLAKFRHDEIISLLKNVGERVVLEVEYELPPVSVQGSGVIFKNVELTLHKEGNSFGFVIRGGTHEDRNKTRPIVITTVRPGGPAEREGTIKPGDRLLSIDGIRLHGSTLSEAMSILKQCGQEATLLIEYDVSVMDSVATASGPLLVEVAKAAGSSLGVALSTSMFCSKQVIIIDKVKPASIADRCGALHAGDHILSVDGKSMEFCSLAEATQLLSASCQTVRMEILPQHQARPALNAPQHALSHSFSPGSMSAYSLSSLNMSTLSRNMYPTSPRSTMMRRKAKKKDFKSSLSLASSTVGLAGQVVHTETTEVTLLGDGIMGFGLQLQGGVFATETLSSPPLIAYIDPDSPAERCGILQIGDRILSINGVPTEDSTLEETNQLLRDSSITAQLTLEIEFDVAESVIPSSGTFHVKLPKKPGVELGITISSPSNRKPGDPLIISDIKKGSVAHRTGTLELGDKLLAIDNIRVENCSMEEAVQILQQCEELVKLKIRKDEDNSDEQEVSGSIIYTVELQRYGGPLGITISGTEEPFDPIIISSLSKGGLAERTGAIHVGDRILAINSSSLKGKPLSEAISLLQQAGETVTLKIKKQGELSSPKTCVIGPGLGAGLNLDGQDGEEEPVITVVPPTNQRAFSTLPSVDSAVDSWDGSNMDSSFSTTAPFQSYSFHEWRGVKTTNSQSSARQRANPLSDLGLSDDDWDRPPLGGFSVGHDGTEPDQEENFWSQALEDLETCGQSGILRELEATIMSGSTLSLNHDPTPLRSTLGRQSSFQERNSSKPQVNPRSNTLPSDPQRRAFAMKKMRQEVNDILNQNPVELHKLTLEKASDLEDFGFSVSDGLLDRGVYVNNIRPGGPAERGGLRAYDRILQINHVRTRDFDCCLVVPLIAESPNRLEVVISRNPSSSSTAAPLANHNDGMANSRHSPQPISAELGPTEISVEQVEDCGPIKWNQPGDVLGVGQVTNSSL; via the exons atGAAGGGCCGTACACGAAGCACTCGGCCGGGTCGCGACCTCCAGATGGAGCGCTGGCCATCAGGAGGCAGAGTATTCCAG ATGAGTTTCGGGGCTGCACGGTGGTGGAGCTGATGAAGAAGGAGGGAACGACGCTTGGACTCACCGTTTCAGGAGGAATTGACAAAGACGGAAAGCCTCGGGTTTCAAACCTGCGACAAGGAGGGATTGCTGCCAG GAGCGACCAGCTGAATGTGGGCGACTACATCCGCTCGGTCAACGGCATCAACCTGGCCAAGTTCAGACACGACGAGATCATCAGCCTGCTAAAGAACGTCGGGGAGCGAGTGGTGCTGGAGGTCGAGTACGAGCTGCCGCCTGTCT ccgtgcaggggtcaggggtcatttttaaaaatgtggaactGACGCTTCACAAAGAAGGGAACAGCTTCGGCTTCGTCATCAGAG GAGGAACGCACGAGGACAGGAATAAGACCCGCCCCATCGTCATAACAACCGTCCGGCCGGGTGGACCCGCCGAAAG AGAAGGAACGATCAAGCCGGGCGATCGGTTGCTAAGCATCGATGGGATTCGTCTCCATGGCAGCACGCTGTCGGAGGCCATGAGCATCCTGAAGCAGTGCGGCCAGGAAGCCACGCTGCTGATCGAGTACGACGTGTCGGTGATGG ACTCGGTTGCCACGGCGTCGGGGCCCCTGCTGGTTGAGGTTGCCAAGGCGGCAGGATCCAGTCTGGGCGTGGCTCTGTCCACCTCCATGTTCTGCAGCAAGCAGGTCATCATCATCGACAAAGTCAAACCAGCCAGCATAGCAGACAG GTGTGGCGCTCTTCATGCCGGGGATCACATCCTGTCTGTCGACGGGAAGTCGATGGAGTTCTGTTCTCTGGCTGAAGCCACTCAGCttctctctgcttcctgtcaAACCGTCCGCATGGAGATTCTGCCACAACACCAGGCCCGACCGGCCCTGAACGCACCGCAGCACG ctctcaGCCACTCGTTCTCTCCCGGCTCCATGTCGGCCTACAGCCTGTCGTCCCTCAACATGAGCACTCTGTCCAGGAACATGTATCCCACGAGTCCGCGCAGCACCATGATGAGGAGGAAGGCCAAGAAGAAGGACTTCAAAAGCTCCT TGTCTCTGGCCTCCAGCACGGTCGGCCTCGCCGGTCAGGTGGTCCACACGGAAACCACAGAGGTCACGTTGCTAGGCGATGGCATCATGGGGTTTGGCCTGCAGCTCCAAGGCGGAGTCTTTGCGACAGAGACGCTGTCGTCACCGCCGCTCATCGCCTACATTGACCCAGACAGCCCTGCAGAGAG gTGTGGCATCCTGCAGATCGGTGACAGGATCCTGTCGATTAACGGCGTCCCGACTGAAGACTCGACCTTGGAGGAAACCAACCAGCTGCTCAGAGACTCGTCCATCACGGCGCAGCTCACGCTGGAGATCGAGTTTGACGTGGCAG aGTCCGTCATTCCCAGTTCGGGGACATTCCATGTGAAACTCCCAAAAAAACCAGGAGTGGAGCTGGGAATTACCATCAGCT CTCCGTCCAACAGGAAACCAGGCGACCCTCTGATCATCTCTGACATCAAGAAAGGCAGCGTCGCTCACAG GACGGGAACCTTGGAGCTGGGAGACAAGCTGCTGGCCATCGATAACATCCGGGTGGAGAACTGCTCCATGGAGGAGGCCGTGCAGATCCTCCAGCAGTGCGAGGAACTCGTCAAACTCAAGATCCGCAAAGACGAAGACAACTCTG ATGAGCAGGAAGTGTCCGGCAGCATCATCTACACAGTGGAACTGCAGAGGTACGGTGGCCCATTAGGCATCACCATCTCAGGCACCGAGGAGCCCTTTGACCCCATCATCATCTCCTCGCTGAGCAAAGGAGGGCTGGCTGAGAG GACGGGGGCGATCCACGTGGGCGACCGCATCCTGGCgatcaacagcagcagcctgaAGGGGAAGCCTCTGAGCGAAGCCATCAGTCTGCTGCAGCAGGCGGGAGAGACGGTCACTCTGAAGATCAAGAAGCAAGGAGAGC TGTCGAGCCCAAAGACCTGTGTGATTGGTCCAGGCCTGGGGGCGGGGCTTAACCTGGATGGCCAGGATGGGGAGGAGGAGCCTGTCATCACTGTGGTGCCTCCGACCAATCAGAGAGCGTTCAGCACGCTGCCGTCAGTGGACAGCGCCGTGGACTCCTGGGACGGGTCCAACATGGACAGCAGCTTCTCCACCACAG CTCCTTTTCAGTCATACAGCTTCCATGAGTGGCGCGGCGTCAAGACGACCAACAGCCAATCGTCCGCCAGGCAGAGAGCCAATCCGCTGTCGGATCTGGGACTGAGCGACGACGACTGGGACCGCCCGCCGCTCGGAGG GTTCTCCGTGGGTCACGACGGAACCGAACCCGACCAGGAGGAGAACTTCTGGTCTCAGGCGCTGGAGGACTTGGAGACGTGCGGTCAGAGCGGCATCTTACGAGAGCTGGAG GCAACCATCATGTCGGGCTCCACGCTCAGCCTGAACCATGACCCCACGCCGCTGCGCAGCACGCTGGGTCGCCAGTCCAGCTTCCAGGAGCGAAACAGCTCCAAACCGCAG GTCAACCCGCGATCCAACACCTTGCCCTCTGACCCCCAACGCAGAGCCTTTGCGATGAAAAAGATGAGGCAAGAAGTGAACGACATCCTAAACCAGAACCCTGTGGAACTCCATAAG CTCACCTTGGAGAAGGCCTCAGACCTGGAGGATTTCGGATTCAGTGTCTCCGACGGACTGTTGGATCGTGGCGTTTACGTAAATAACATCCGACCAGGTGGGCCGGCCGAACGGGGCGGCCTCCGTGCCTATGACCGAATACTACAG ATTAACCACGTCCGGACCAGGGACTTCGACTGCTGCCTCGTCGTTCCTCTCATCGCAGAGTCTCCAAACCGGCTGGAAGTGGTCATCAGCCGAaacccctcctcttcctccaccgCCGCCCCGCTGGCCAACCACAACGACGGCATGGCCAACAGCAGGCACTCCCCTCAGCCAATCAGCGCTGAACTGGGGCCGACAGAGATCTCTGTGGAACAGGTGGAAGACTGCGGTCCGATCAAGTGGAACCAACCGGGAGACGTGTTGGGGGTGGGGCAGGTCACCAACAGCTCCTTATAG
- the grip1 gene encoding glutamate receptor-interacting protein 1 isoform X1 produces MERFLALLRLLSRRRRGRRYRADDDYQEGYEDVYYYTSKYNTHLLNEGPYTKHSAGSRPPDGALAIRRQSIPVTCFSDEFRGCTVVELMKKEGTTLGLTVSGGIDKDGKPRVSNLRQGGIAARSDQLNVGDYIRSVNGINLAKFRHDEIISLLKNVGERVVLEVEYELPPVSVQGSGVIFKNVELTLHKEGNSFGFVIRGGTHEDRNKTRPIVITTVRPGGPAEREGTIKPGDRLLSIDGIRLHGSTLSEAMSILKQCGQEATLLIEYDVSVMDSVATASGPLLVEVAKAAGSSLGVALSTSMFCSKQVIIIDKVKPASIADRCGALHAGDHILSVDGKSMEFCSLAEATQLLSASCQTVRMEILPQHQARPALNAPQHVKVQRSPRPLPWETGGSAPILPPYHYNTYHPDQSGARSHNRHTNNPPLSHSFSPGSMSAYSLSSLNMSTLSRNMYPTSPRSTMMRRKAKKKDFKSSLSLASSTVGLAGQVVHTETTEVTLLGDGIMGFGLQLQGGVFATETLSSPPLIAYIDPDSPAERCGILQIGDRILSINGVPTEDSTLEETNQLLRDSSITAQLTLEIEFDVAESVIPSSGTFHVKLPKKPGVELGITISSPSNRKPGDPLIISDIKKGSVAHRTGTLELGDKLLAIDNIRVENCSMEEAVQILQQCEELVKLKIRKDEDNSDEQEVSGSIIYTVELQRYGGPLGITISGTEEPFDPIIISSLSKGGLAERTGAIHVGDRILAINSSSLKGKPLSEAISLLQQAGETVTLKIKKQGELSSPKTCVIGPGLGAGLNLDGQDGEEEPVITVVPPTNQRAFSTLPSVDSAVDSWDGSNMDSSFSTTAPFQSYSFHEWRGVKTTNSQSSARQRANPLSDLGLSDDDWDRPPLGGGSNLPSGKITDSRFSVGHDGTEPDQEENFWSQALEDLETCGQSGILRELEATIMSGSTLSLNHDPTPLRSTLGRQSSFQERNSSKPQVNPRSNTLPSDPQRRAFAMKKMRQEVNDILNQNPVELHKLTLEKASDLEDFGFSVSDGLLDRGVYVNNIRPGGPAERGGLRAYDRILQINHVRTRDFDCCLVVPLIAESPNRLEVVISRNPSSSSTAAPLANHNDGMANSRHSPQPISAELGPTEISVEQVEDCGPIKWNQPGDVLGVGQVTNSSL; encoded by the exons atGAAGGGCCGTACACGAAGCACTCGGCCGGGTCGCGACCTCCAGATGGAGCGCTGGCCATCAGGAGGCAGAGTATTCCAG TGACTTGTTTTTCAGATGAGTTTCGGGGCTGCACGGTGGTGGAGCTGATGAAGAAGGAGGGAACGACGCTTGGACTCACCGTTTCAGGAGGAATTGACAAAGACGGAAAGCCTCGGGTTTCAAACCTGCGACAAGGAGGGATTGCTGCCAG GAGCGACCAGCTGAATGTGGGCGACTACATCCGCTCGGTCAACGGCATCAACCTGGCCAAGTTCAGACACGACGAGATCATCAGCCTGCTAAAGAACGTCGGGGAGCGAGTGGTGCTGGAGGTCGAGTACGAGCTGCCGCCTGTCT ccgtgcaggggtcaggggtcatttttaaaaatgtggaactGACGCTTCACAAAGAAGGGAACAGCTTCGGCTTCGTCATCAGAG GAGGAACGCACGAGGACAGGAATAAGACCCGCCCCATCGTCATAACAACCGTCCGGCCGGGTGGACCCGCCGAAAG AGAAGGAACGATCAAGCCGGGCGATCGGTTGCTAAGCATCGATGGGATTCGTCTCCATGGCAGCACGCTGTCGGAGGCCATGAGCATCCTGAAGCAGTGCGGCCAGGAAGCCACGCTGCTGATCGAGTACGACGTGTCGGTGATGG ACTCGGTTGCCACGGCGTCGGGGCCCCTGCTGGTTGAGGTTGCCAAGGCGGCAGGATCCAGTCTGGGCGTGGCTCTGTCCACCTCCATGTTCTGCAGCAAGCAGGTCATCATCATCGACAAAGTCAAACCAGCCAGCATAGCAGACAG GTGTGGCGCTCTTCATGCCGGGGATCACATCCTGTCTGTCGACGGGAAGTCGATGGAGTTCTGTTCTCTGGCTGAAGCCACTCAGCttctctctgcttcctgtcaAACCGTCCGCATGGAGATTCTGCCACAACACCAGGCCCGACCGGCCCTGAACGCACCGCAGCACG TCAAGGTGCAGCGTAGTCCCCGCCCCCTTCCCTGGGAAACTGGAGGCTCCGCCCCCATCCTCCCTCCCTACCACTACAACACCTACCACCCCGACCAATCAGGCGCCAGATCCCACAACCGCCATACAAACAACCCTC ctctcaGCCACTCGTTCTCTCCCGGCTCCATGTCGGCCTACAGCCTGTCGTCCCTCAACATGAGCACTCTGTCCAGGAACATGTATCCCACGAGTCCGCGCAGCACCATGATGAGGAGGAAGGCCAAGAAGAAGGACTTCAAAAGCTCCT TGTCTCTGGCCTCCAGCACGGTCGGCCTCGCCGGTCAGGTGGTCCACACGGAAACCACAGAGGTCACGTTGCTAGGCGATGGCATCATGGGGTTTGGCCTGCAGCTCCAAGGCGGAGTCTTTGCGACAGAGACGCTGTCGTCACCGCCGCTCATCGCCTACATTGACCCAGACAGCCCTGCAGAGAG gTGTGGCATCCTGCAGATCGGTGACAGGATCCTGTCGATTAACGGCGTCCCGACTGAAGACTCGACCTTGGAGGAAACCAACCAGCTGCTCAGAGACTCGTCCATCACGGCGCAGCTCACGCTGGAGATCGAGTTTGACGTGGCAG aGTCCGTCATTCCCAGTTCGGGGACATTCCATGTGAAACTCCCAAAAAAACCAGGAGTGGAGCTGGGAATTACCATCAGCT CTCCGTCCAACAGGAAACCAGGCGACCCTCTGATCATCTCTGACATCAAGAAAGGCAGCGTCGCTCACAG GACGGGAACCTTGGAGCTGGGAGACAAGCTGCTGGCCATCGATAACATCCGGGTGGAGAACTGCTCCATGGAGGAGGCCGTGCAGATCCTCCAGCAGTGCGAGGAACTCGTCAAACTCAAGATCCGCAAAGACGAAGACAACTCTG ATGAGCAGGAAGTGTCCGGCAGCATCATCTACACAGTGGAACTGCAGAGGTACGGTGGCCCATTAGGCATCACCATCTCAGGCACCGAGGAGCCCTTTGACCCCATCATCATCTCCTCGCTGAGCAAAGGAGGGCTGGCTGAGAG GACGGGGGCGATCCACGTGGGCGACCGCATCCTGGCgatcaacagcagcagcctgaAGGGGAAGCCTCTGAGCGAAGCCATCAGTCTGCTGCAGCAGGCGGGAGAGACGGTCACTCTGAAGATCAAGAAGCAAGGAGAGC TGTCGAGCCCAAAGACCTGTGTGATTGGTCCAGGCCTGGGGGCGGGGCTTAACCTGGATGGCCAGGATGGGGAGGAGGAGCCTGTCATCACTGTGGTGCCTCCGACCAATCAGAGAGCGTTCAGCACGCTGCCGTCAGTGGACAGCGCCGTGGACTCCTGGGACGGGTCCAACATGGACAGCAGCTTCTCCACCACAG CTCCTTTTCAGTCATACAGCTTCCATGAGTGGCGCGGCGTCAAGACGACCAACAGCCAATCGTCCGCCAGGCAGAGAGCCAATCCGCTGTCGGATCTGGGACTGAGCGACGACGACTGGGACCGCCCGCCGCTCGGAGG TGGCTCTAATCTGCCCAGCGGAAAAATCACTGACAGCAG GTTCTCCGTGGGTCACGACGGAACCGAACCCGACCAGGAGGAGAACTTCTGGTCTCAGGCGCTGGAGGACTTGGAGACGTGCGGTCAGAGCGGCATCTTACGAGAGCTGGAG GCAACCATCATGTCGGGCTCCACGCTCAGCCTGAACCATGACCCCACGCCGCTGCGCAGCACGCTGGGTCGCCAGTCCAGCTTCCAGGAGCGAAACAGCTCCAAACCGCAG GTCAACCCGCGATCCAACACCTTGCCCTCTGACCCCCAACGCAGAGCCTTTGCGATGAAAAAGATGAGGCAAGAAGTGAACGACATCCTAAACCAGAACCCTGTGGAACTCCATAAG CTCACCTTGGAGAAGGCCTCAGACCTGGAGGATTTCGGATTCAGTGTCTCCGACGGACTGTTGGATCGTGGCGTTTACGTAAATAACATCCGACCAGGTGGGCCGGCCGAACGGGGCGGCCTCCGTGCCTATGACCGAATACTACAG ATTAACCACGTCCGGACCAGGGACTTCGACTGCTGCCTCGTCGTTCCTCTCATCGCAGAGTCTCCAAACCGGCTGGAAGTGGTCATCAGCCGAaacccctcctcttcctccaccgCCGCCCCGCTGGCCAACCACAACGACGGCATGGCCAACAGCAGGCACTCCCCTCAGCCAATCAGCGCTGAACTGGGGCCGACAGAGATCTCTGTGGAACAGGTGGAAGACTGCGGTCCGATCAAGTGGAACCAACCGGGAGACGTGTTGGGGGTGGGGCAGGTCACCAACAGCTCCTTATAG